Proteins encoded together in one Epinephelus moara isolate mb chromosome 2, YSFRI_EMoa_1.0, whole genome shotgun sequence window:
- the LOC126405174 gene encoding extracellular calcium-sensing receptor-like, protein MSDCVYIMLPFVLFVGVSGAEKDTVLCEMLGSPEFPLLSKEGHIIIGGAFSIHSQISNPPLSFTDTPEPLICSRINFREFRFAQTMIFAIQEINNSSSLLPNISVGYKIFDSCGSTLPSTRAVMGLMNGQERTLGKSCSRQSSVHAIIGASESSSTIVMLQISGIFQIPVISHFATCACLSNIKEYPYFFRTIPSDHYQSRALAKLVKHFGWTWVGAVRSDNDYGNNGMATFIAAASQEGVCIEYSEAISRTDPSEHVARVVRVIQSGSARVLVGFLAQGEMDILLEEALKQNLTGLQWVGSESWITAGHLATKRYSGILTGSLGFTIRKTKITGLQEFLWRVNPSQDPHNDLLREFWEATFGCSFQSSLPGQTQCSGSERLQDIDNPFTDVSELRISNNVYKAVYAVAHSMHSMLKCGQSGGVWNQSCIWKDDLEPKQVVKHLQDVNFTLQSGERVYFDENGDPAAAYELVNWQRNRAGDTVFVTVGSYDASLPTGKEFTMDRINISWAAESQKRPQSICSERCLPGFRQAVIKGKPICCFSCIACAAGEISNFSNSAECSRCPLEYWSNEDHSQCVPKVIEFLSYGETMGALLTAFSVFGASLTLVVTGVFFRFRHTPLVKASNSELSFLLLFSLTLCFLCSLTFICRPSEWSCMLRHTAFGITFALCISCILAKTIAVVMAFKAKRPANTVPQCSVPLQRTSVFSCTFLQVLVCVLWLTLAPPFPYKNTAHATERIILECDLGSPVGFWAVLGYIGLLAVLCFVLAFLARKLPDNFNEAKFITFSMLIFCAVWLTFIPAYVSSPGKFTVAVEIFAILASSFGLLFCIFAPKCYILLLKPEQNTKKDMMGRSQSKSL, encoded by the exons ATGTCTGACTGTGTCTATATAATGTTACCATTTGTGCTTTTTGTGGGAGTCTCTGGAGCAGAGAAAGACACTGTGCTCTGCGAGATGCTGGGGAGCCCAGAGTTTCCTCTGTTATCTAAAGAAGGACATATCATTATTGGTGGAGCTTTCTCTATCCATAGCCAAATATCAAATCCTCCGCTCTCCTTCACAGATACTCCAGAACCTCTCATATGTTCCAG GATCAATTTCAGAGAATTTCGATTTGCTCAAACAATGATTTTTGCCATCCAGGAGATCAACAATAGCAGCTCTCTGTTGCCTAATATTTCAGTTGGTTATAAGATATTTGATAGCTGTGGTTCAACACTGCCTTCAACACGTGCAGTGATGGGTCTCATGAACGGGCAGGAAAGGACTTTGGGAAAATCCTGTTCAAGACAGTCATCTGTTCATGCCATCATTGGAGCCTCTGAGTCCTCCTCAACCATTGTGATGCTACAAATATCAGGGATTTTCCAAATACCAGTG ATCAGCCACTTTGCTACTTGTGCTTGTCTGAGTAACATAAAGGAGTACCCCTACTTTTTCAGAACCATCCCTAGTGACCACTATCAGAGCAGAGCACTGGCAAAACTGGTTAAGCATTTTGGCTGGACATGGGTTGGGGCAGTCAGAAGTGACAATGATTATGGTAACAATGGCATGGCAACATTTATTGCAGCTGCAAGCCAGGAGGGGGTCTGTATTGAGTATTCAGAGGCCATCTCAAGAACTGACCCTAGTGAGCATGTTGCCAGGGTGGTAAGAGTGATCCAAAGTGGCAGTGCAAGGGTTCTAGTTGGCTTCCTTGCCCAGGGCGAGATGGACATCCTGCTTGAGGAAGCTCTGAAGCAGAACTTGACCGGGCTGCAGTGGGTGGGCAGTGAGTCCTGGATTACAGCAGGTCATTTGGCCACTAAGAGGTACTCGGGAATCCTGACAGGGTCTCTGGGCTTCACcattagaaaaacaaagatCACAGGCCTTCAAGAGTTTCTTTGGCGGGTTAACCCAAGTCAAGACCCCCATAATGATCTGCTGAGAGAGTTCTGGGAAGCTACATTTGGGTGCAGTTTTCAATCCAGTCTGCCTGGTCAGACGCAGTGTTCTGGCTCTGAGAGACTACAGGACATCGACAATCCTTTCACAGATGTGTCAGAGCTAAGGATATCTAACAATGTGTATAAGGCTGTGTATGCTGTGGCACATAGCATGCATAGCATGTTAAAATGTGGGCAAAGTGGTGGAGTGTGGAATCAGTCTTGTATCTGGAAAGATGATTTAGAGCCAAAACAG GTTGTGAAACACCTCCAAGATGTGAATTTCACCCTTCAGTCAGGAGAAAGGGTGTATTTTGATGAAAATGGAGACCCTGCGGCGGCTTATGAGCTGGTGAACTGGCAGAGAAATCGAGCAGGAGATACTGTGTTTGTGACTGTAGGGAGCTACGATGCCTCACTACCAACAGGAAAGGAGTTTACCATGGACAGAATAAACATATCATGGGCTGCCGAATCCCAAAAG AGGCCACAGTCTATCTGCAGTGAGCGTTGTCTGCCAGGTTTCCGTCAGGCTGTGAttaaaggcaaacccatctgcTGTTTCTCATGCATCGCCTGTGCTGCTGGAGAGATCAGCAACTTCAGCA ATTCTGCCGAGTGTTCACGTTGTCCACTGGAATACTGGTCGAATGAAGATCACAGCCAGTGTGTACCAAAGGTGATCGAGTTCCTATCTTATGGAGAAACCATGGGTGCCCTCCTCACTGCATTCTCAGTGTTTGGAGCAAGTTTAACACTGGTGGTGACAGGTGTCTTTTTTCGGTTTCGTCACACACCTCTTGTCAAAGCCAGCAACTCTGAGCTGAGCTTCCTGCTGCTCTTCTCCTTgactctgtgtttcctgtgttctcTGACCTTCATCTGCCGGCCCTCTGAGTGGTCCTGCATGCTGCGACATACAGCATTTGGCATCACATTTGCTCTGTGCATTTCTTGTATCTTAGCTAAAACCATAGCAGTGGTGATGGCCTTTAAGGCTAAAAGGCCAGCAAACACAGTTCCTCAGTGTTCTGTTCCGCTTCAGAGAACAAGTGTTTTCAGCTGTACCTTTCTGCAGGTGTTAGTTTGTGTGCTGTGGTTAACTCTTGCCCCGCCATTCCCTTACAAAAACACAGCTCATGCCACTGAAAGGATTATTCTGGAGTGTGATTTAGGTTCACCTGTAGGATTCTGGGCTGTGCTGGGGTATATAGGACTCCTAGCTGTGCTTTGCTTTGTCCTTGCTTTCCTGGCTCGAAAGCTGCCTGATAATTTCAACGAAGCTAAGTTCATCACCTTCAGCATGCTGATATTTTGTGCAGTCTGGCTCACTTTTATCCCAGCATATGTCAGCTCTCCTGGGAAGTTTACTGTGGCTGTGGAGATATTTGCTATTCTGGCCTCTAGCTTTGGGTTGCTCTTTTGTATATTTGCTccaaaatgttatattttactGTTGAAACCAgagcaaaatacaaaaaaggacATGATGGGGAGAAGCCAGTCAAAGTCACTATAA